In Molothrus ater isolate BHLD 08-10-18 breed brown headed cowbird chromosome 20, BPBGC_Mater_1.1, whole genome shotgun sequence, the following are encoded in one genomic region:
- the SURF6 gene encoding surfeit locus protein 6: MASLAAQDSYLQGLARRAGVQHTPESRKRKFVSKPGQPEDAGRQVKKQKKKKPRKQTEKKNAPSAKQDVSNTSKPTPGQKAAPQASKSSPQGGTQNRKENLATGSKSELSSPSVSAISLLRQRLHEKIKKASGQDNAKELTPAVLEKRQRRKYERERKKRRRKELKMKAKMEKKETEEVPAEPENKKEESKADIVFNRVKVHEENELNKIQKKKEKRKAVKGNITPLTGKNYKQLLSRLEARKNKLEELKEKDEKKAQELETKIKWTNALYKAEGVKIRDDEERLKEALKRKEKRRAQRKKQWEERTVRVVEKMQQRQDKRKKNIQKKKKERIEKKKARARKKGRVLPEDLKKAGLN; encoded by the exons ATGGCCAGCCTGGCCGCCCAGGACTCCTACCTGCAGGGCTTGGCCAGGAGGGCCGGCGTGCAGCACACCCCGGAGTCGCGGAAGAGGAAATTTG tctCTAAGCCAGGCCAGCCCGAGGATGCTGGCAGACAGGtcaaaaaacagaagaaaaagaagcccAGGAAGCAAACTGAGAAGAAGAATGCTCCTTCAGCCAAACAGGATGTTTCTAACACCAGTAAACCCACTCCAGGACAGAAAGCAGCTCCTCAAGCCAGCAAATCATCTCCACAAGGTGGCACACAGAACAGAAAGGAGAATTTGGCTACAG GAAGTAAAAGTGAACTGAGTTCCCCTTCTGTTTCTGCAATCAGTCTGTTGCGTCAGAGACTCCACGAGAAGATTAAAAAGGCTTCTGGACAG GATAATGCCAAGGAGTTaacccctgcagtgctggagaagaGGCAGCGAAGGAAgtatgagagagagagaaagaaacgCCGGCGGAAGGAGTTGAAGATGAAGGcaaaaatggagaagaaagagacTGAGGAGGTACCAGCAgagccagaaaacaaaaaggaggaGAGCAAAGCTGACATTGTCTTCAACAGGGTTAAAGTTCATGAAGAGAATGAGTTAAACAAGAtccagaagaagaaagagaagaggaaagcagTGAAAGGCAATATCACTCCTCTGACAGGCAAGAACTacaagcagctgctgagcaggctGGAGGCCAGGAAGAATAAACTGGAGGAGCTCAAGGAGAAGGACGAGAAGAAAGCTCAGGAGCTGGAGACCAAGATAAAGTGGACAAATGCCCTGTATAAGGCAGAAGGGGTGAAGATCCGTGATGATGAGGAGCGTCTGAAGGAGGCCCTGAAGCGCAAGGAGAAGCGCAGAGCCCAGCGCAAGAAGCAGTGGGAGGAACggactgtgagggtggtggagAAGATGCAGCAGCGGCAGGACAAGCGCAAGAAGAACAtccagaagaagaagaaggagaggattgagaagaaaaaagccaggGCTCGGAAGAAGGGCCGAGTTCTGCCAGAGGACTTGAAAAAAGCTGGGTTAAACTGA
- the MED22 gene encoding mediator of RNA polymerase II transcription subunit 22 isoform X2, with protein MAQPRVLPQSKETLLQSYNKRLKDDVKSIMDNFTEIIKTAKIEDETQVARATQGEQDNYEMHVRAANIVRAGESLMKLVSDLKQFLILNDFPSVNEAINQRNQQLRSLQEECDKKLIALRDEISVDLYELEEEYYSSSLCDSNDLPLCEAYWRQDFATLSPESLSMPLAAATAEQSVATSQSSTPSHPHVNGHGAGPAEHS; from the exons ATGGCGCAGCCTCGGGTGCTGCCGCAGAGCAAGGAGACCCTGCTGCAGTCCTACAACAAACGCCTCAAGGACGATGTCAAATCCATCATGGACAATTTCACCGAGATCATCAAGACGGCCAAG ATTGAGGATGAAACTCAAGTTGCTCGAGCAACCCAGGGTGAACAAGATAACTACGAGATGCACGTCAGAGCTGCAAATATT GTCCGAGCTGGTGAGTCCCTGATGAAACTTGTGTCTGACCTGAAGCAGTTCTTGATCCTCAACGATTTCCCCTCTGTGAACGAGGCCATCAACCAGCGCaaccagcagctgaggagcctGCAGGAGGAGTGTGACAAGAAGCTGATTGCCCTGAGGGATGAGATCTCCGTTGACCTGTACGAGCTAGAAGAAGAATATTACTCTTCCAG TCTGTGTGACAGCAATGATCTCCCACTGTGCGAAGCCTACTGGAGACAAGACTTTGCCACGCTGTCCCCCGAGAGCCTCTCGATGCCCCTGGCAGCCGCCACAGCCGAGCAGAGCGTTGCCACCTCGCAGAGTTCCACCCCTTCGCACCCGCACGTCAACGGGCACGGGGCGGGCCCCGCCGAGCATTCCTGA
- the LOC118693494 gene encoding globoside alpha-1,3-N-acetylgalactosaminyltransferase 1, giving the protein MISRKVLVGSLVCLGAVAAVIWAAAGSGKVHYLPYYLPCPEIFSTKLQYTQEKPIQLFPQLFYLQPRVLAPKRRDVLTVTPWLAPIVWEGTFDPEVLDSAYRPLNLTIGVTAFAVGKYTRFVRRFLDSAEQHFLRGYRVNYYIFTDSPQSIPRPQLQPGRSLVTVPVQGYPSWQEISMRRMEAINRHVAKESQGQVRYLFCLDIDMVFHNPWGPETLGDMVAAIHPGYFDVPREQFPYERRSSSAAFIPEGEGDFYYGGAVFGGLVEKVYEFTKMCHMTILADKANGIMAVWQEESHLNRHFLSHKPSKLLSPEYIWDDRKPKPPQIHLVRFSTVNKNYKEVRN; this is encoded by the exons ATGATTTCCAGGAAGGTGCTGGTGGGGTCTCTTGTCTGCCTGGGTGCTGTTGCTGCAGTTATCTG ggctgcagctgggagtggaaaggtGCATTACCTGCCCTACTATCTTCCCTGCCCTGAAATCTT ctccacaaAACTCCAATATACACAAGAGAAGCCAATCCAGCTTTTCCCCCA ATTATTTTATCTGCAGCCAAGAGTGCTGGCGCCAAA gcGCCGGGATGTGCTGACAGTCACCCCATGGCTGGCCCCCATCGTCTGGGAAGGGACCTTTGATCCTGAGGTCCTGGACAGCGCCTACAGACCCCTGAACCTCACCATAGGGGTGACAGCCTTTGCTGTGGGAAA GTACACCAGGTTCGTGCGTCGCTTCCTGGACTCGGCGGAGCAGCACTTCCTGAGGGGCTACAGGGTGAACTATTACATCTTCACTGACAgcccccagagcatcccccggccccagctgcagccagggcgCAGCCTGGTCACCGTCCCCGTGCAGGGATACCCCAGCTGGCAGGAGATCTCCATGCGCAGGATGGAGGCCATCAACCGGCACGTGGCCAAGGAGAGCCAGGGCCAGGTGCGCTACCTGTTCTGCCTGGACATTGACATGGTGTTCCACAACCCCTGGGGCCCCGAGACCCTGGGGGACATGGTGGCAGCCATCCACCCTGGATACTTCGATGTGCCACGAGAGCAGTTCCCTTACGAGAGGAggagctcctcagcagcctTCATCCCCGAGGGAGAAGGGGATTTCTACTATGGAGGAGCCGTGTTTGGAGGCTTGGTGGAGAAAGTCTACGAGTTCACCAAGATGTGCCACATGACCATCCTGGCAGACAAAGCCAACGGGATCATGGCAGTCTGGCAGGAGGAGAGTCACCTCAACAGGCACTTCCTGTCCCACAAACCCTCCAAGCTGCTTTCTCCAGAGTACATATGGGATGACAGGAAGCCAAAGCCCCCCCAAATCCACCTCGTACGTTTCTCCACGGTGAATAAGAACTACAAAGAGGTCAGAAACTGA
- the MED22 gene encoding mediator of RNA polymerase II transcription subunit 22 isoform X1, translating to MAQPRVLPQSKETLLQSYNKRLKDDVKSIMDNFTEIIKTAKIEDETQVARATQGEQDNYEMHVRAANIVRAGESLMKLVSDLKQFLILNDFPSVNEAINQRNQQLRSLQEECDKKLIALRDEISVDLYELEEEYYSSSYSLCDSNDLPLCEAYWRQDFATLSPESLSMPLAAATAEQSVATSQSSTPSHPHVNGHGAGPAEHS from the exons ATGGCGCAGCCTCGGGTGCTGCCGCAGAGCAAGGAGACCCTGCTGCAGTCCTACAACAAACGCCTCAAGGACGATGTCAAATCCATCATGGACAATTTCACCGAGATCATCAAGACGGCCAAG ATTGAGGATGAAACTCAAGTTGCTCGAGCAACCCAGGGTGAACAAGATAACTACGAGATGCACGTCAGAGCTGCAAATATT GTCCGAGCTGGTGAGTCCCTGATGAAACTTGTGTCTGACCTGAAGCAGTTCTTGATCCTCAACGATTTCCCCTCTGTGAACGAGGCCATCAACCAGCGCaaccagcagctgaggagcctGCAGGAGGAGTGTGACAAGAAGCTGATTGCCCTGAGGGATGAGATCTCCGTTGACCTGTACGAGCTAGAAGAAGAATATTACTCTTCCAG CTACAGTCTGTGTGACAGCAATGATCTCCCACTGTGCGAAGCCTACTGGAGACAAGACTTTGCCACGCTGTCCCCCGAGAGCCTCTCGATGCCCCTGGCAGCCGCCACAGCCGAGCAGAGCGTTGCCACCTCGCAGAGTTCCACCCCTTCGCACCCGCACGTCAACGGGCACGGGGCGGGCCCCGCCGAGCATTCCTGA